A genome region from Nicotiana tabacum cultivar K326 chromosome 13, ASM71507v2, whole genome shotgun sequence includes the following:
- the LOC107771113 gene encoding uncharacterized protein LOC107771113, whose amino-acid sequence MEMEGIQEDRGEGIFQCTNHPYKNNTPGGICPFCLQEKLGNLVSSSAVFPSNSSSSTSSFKSDFGFTSTTSSTLSLQTNIKNTSNFTKSRKSEGEDYVHQRKGLWSFLYNSSSKHFSTAKKSEKPTKDINFPSSSALSGSIEVEENEVCPIQVYSRSRSIGCGSRNVSGDCILRRVESQREGKHRVSSRKECIKERVRCRGIFSGFMITSSSSSYWGWVLASPMRAFTKPLSSKKGEASNKNATPNLAAIPSLLTN is encoded by the coding sequence ATGGAAATGGAAGGGATTCAAGAAGACAGAGGTGAAGGTATTTTCCAATGTACAAATCATCCTTACAAGAATAATACCCCAGGTGGGATTTGTCCTTTTTGCCTTCAAGAAAAACTTGGAAACCTTGTTTCTTCCTCTGCTGTTTTTCCTTCTAATTCTTCCTCTTCAACTTCTTCTTTTAAATCtgattttggattcacttccactacttcttcaactctttcacTCCAAACCAACATCAAGAATACCTCTAACTTTACAAAATCAAGAAAATCTGAAGGTGAAGATTATGTCCATCAGAGAAAAGGGTTATGGTCATTTCTTTACAACTCATCTTCTAAACATTTTTCCACTGCTAAGAAATCTGAAAAACCTACAAAAGACATTAACTTTCCTTCATCTTCAGCTTTGAGTGGTTCTATAGAGGTAGAGGAGAATGAGGTCTGTCCTATTCAGGTTTATTCAAGATCCAGATCTATTGGCTGTGGAAGCAGAAACGTTTCAGGTGATTGTATTTTGCGAAGAGTCGAGTCTCAAAGAGAAGGTAAACATAGAGTTTCCTCAAGAAAAGAATGCATTAAAGAAAGAGTAAGATGTAGAGGGATTTTTAGTGGTTTTATGATTACTAGTTCCTCTTCATCTTATTGGGGATGGGTATTAGCAAGTCCAATGCGAGCTTTTACTAAACCATTATCAAGTAAGAAAGGAGAAGCCTCAAACAAGAATGCTACTCCAAATTTGGCTGCCATTCCTTCTTTATTGACAAATTAA
- the LOC107771111 gene encoding uncharacterized protein LOC107771111 yields the protein MSEDTKRNGIGAGAVVVKSSSDDRKSLSASSDDRKSSSNSATSTTVGKKTVIIKSADMKPDLQNEAVDIAIAAFEKCNVEKDVAEQIKKEFDKKYGPTWHCIVGKNFGSYVTHETNHFVYFYLDSKAVLLFKSG from the exons atgaGCGAAGACACGAAGAGAAACGGTATCGGGGCCGGAGCTGTGGTGGTGAAGTCTTCGTCGGACGATCGCAAGTCGTTATCAGCCTCCTCCGATGATCGAAAATCCTCTTCGAATTCAGCTACTTCTACTACTGTTGGGAAGAAGACAGTCATCATAAAAAGTGCCGATATGAAACCTGACCTCCAAAATGAGGCTGTCGACATTGCTATTGCT GCATTTGAGAAGTGTAATGTAGAGAAGGATGTAGCAGAACAGATTAAGAAGGAGTTCGACAAGAAGTATGGCCCTACTTGGCATTGCATTGTCGGAAAAAACTTCG GTTCTTATGTGACTCATGAGACGAACCACTTTGTATACTTCTATTTGGATTCAAAAGCAGTACTTCTATTCAAATCTGGTTGA
- the LOC107771112 gene encoding eukaryotic translation initiation factor 2 subunit gamma-like: MSRKGLMEQDLSKLDVTKLHPLSPEVISRQATINIGTIGHVAHGKSTVVKAISGVQTVRFKNELERNITIKLGYANAKIYKCEEERCPRPMCYKAYGSGKEDSPMCDVPGFENCRMKLLRHVSFVDCPGHDILMATMLNGAAIMDGALLLIAANESCPQPQTSEHLAAVEIMRLQHIIILQNKVDLVQENVAINQHEAIQKFIQGTVADGAPVVPISAQLKYNIDVVAEYIVKKIPIPERNFISPPNMIVIRSFDVNKPGFEVDDIRGGVAGGSILKGVLKVNQLIEVRPGIVVKDESGNIKCTPIYSRIVSLFAEQNELQFAVPGGLIGVGTTMDPTLTRADRLVGQVLGEVGSLPEVFVELEVNFFLLRRLLGVRTKDSERQGKVSKLAKGEILMLNIGSMSTGARVVAVKNVFAKLQLTSPVCTSKGEKIALSRRIEKHWRLIGWGQIQAGITIDIPPCPI, translated from the exons ATGTCTCGGAAAGGATTGATGGAGCAGGACCTAAGCAAATTGGATGTGACAAAGCTACATCCGCTTTCGCCTGAAGTTATTTCTCGTCAGGCTACAATAAATATTG GTACTATTGGCCATGTGGCTCATGGAAAGTCAACAGTCGTAAAAGCTATATCTGGTGTGCAG ACCGTTCGTTTTAAAAATGAGCTAGAACGTAATATTACAATTAAGCTTGGATATGCAAATGCTAAGATATACAAATGTGAAGAAGAGCGCTGTCCTAGACCCATGTGCTACAA GGCATATGGTAGTGGAAAAGAAGACAGTCCCATGTGTGATGTCCCTGGTTTTGAGAACTGCAGGATGAAATTACTGAGGCATGTATCCTTTGTTGATTGCCCC GGTCATGATATTCTCATGGCTACGATGCTTAATGGAGCTGCAATTATGGATGGAGCCTTACTTCTGATTGCTGCCAATGAGAGCTGTCCCCAACCTCAAACTTCTGAACATTTAGCAGCTGTTGAAATTATGCGCCTCCAACATAtcataattcttcaaaataaGGTTGATCTAGTCCAGGAAAATGTTGCCATCAACCAGCACGAGGCAATTCAGAAATTTATTCAG GGAACTGTTGCAGATGGTGCCCCAGTTGTACCAATATCTGCACAATTGAAGTACAATATTGATGTAGTTGCTGAATATATTGTGAAAAAAATTCCCATTCCTGAGAGGAATTTCATTTCACCACCAAATATGATTGTTATCCGGTCATTTGATGTCAACAAACCTGGTTTTGAAGTTGATGATATCAGAGGTGGTGTTGCTGGTGGCAGTATTTTGAAG GGTGTATTGAAGGTAAATCAACTTATTGAAGTTCGTCCAGGAATTGTTGTCAAAGATGAGAGTGGAAACATCAAATGTACTCCAATATATTCAAGAATAGTATCATTGTTTGCCGAGCAAAATGAACTACAATTTGCTGTGCCCGGAGGCCTCATTGGAGTTGGAACAACTATGGATCCAACATTAACACGTGCTGATCGATTGGTGGGACAGGTTCTTGGGGAGGTTGGGTCACTCCCTGAAGTTTTCGTCGAACTAGAG GTGAATTTCTTTTTGCTCCGACGTCTTTTGGGTGTGAGGACAAAGGACTCGGAGAGGCAGGGTAAAGTCTCAAAGTTGGCAAAGGGAGAAATCCTCATGTTAAATATAGGGTCTATGTCAACAGGGGCTCGTGTTGTTGCTGTCAAGAATGTTTTCGCGAAACTGCAATTAACGTCCCCTGTGTGTACCAGTAAAGGTGAGAAAATTGCTCTTAGCCGGAGAATTGAGAAGCACTGGCGGCTTATTGGTTGGGGCCAAATCCAAGCTGGTATTACTATTGATATTCCACCCTGCCCCATCTGA